GCTTCTCCGTTGTCGCCGACGAAATCCGATCTCTGGCCGAAACCACGGCCGAACAATCGAGGGAAATATCAGCAACCCTGAAAGCCGTTGTAGAAGCGATCAGAAAAATCGACGAAGACAACCAGGAAACCTTACGCTCCTTCAGCAAGACAAACGACGCAATCAATGAAATCACCGGCCTCATCGCACGACTCAGAGAATTCACCGAAAGCTTCACCCGCGGATCACACCAGGTCAGAGAAGCCATGGAATCGATAGAGGTCATCAACCAAGGCATTCACAGCCAATCCGACGCCATGAAAGAGGGGAATCGGAAAATCCTCTCATCCGCAGCCACCCTGCGCTCGGCCAGCAGCGACGTTCTCGCCTCGGTCAACACCATCAAACGCCAGACCAGCCACATCGACCGTGCAAGCCTCGACCTGTTGCGTACCAACGGAGAAACCGACAAGGTTATTCAGACCATGCAGAAGATGGTGTCCGAGATAAAAACAAGCGGAAAGAAGGCAGAAATGAGCCATGCTAACGATTAGCTAGTATTACGAATATTGGTGGTACGATAACTACGGCCTGGTAGTATTCAACGCTCCTTTCGTGGTACAAGTTATAATCATACAGATGTTATCTGCACGAATTCCATGTTGGTAAAGGGAATTAGGTGTAGTATTGGATGGAACATGAAAACAAAATTCTCACACGTGAATATCATTAGCAATGACTGGAGAAAATTAGCTGATTTTTATATCAGAGTATTTGATTGCAAACCCAAACCGCCAGAAAGAGATCTTTCAGGTAAATGGGTTGATACATTAACTGATTTATCAAATGCAAAGATAAAGGGAATGCATTTGCTTCTTCCCGGTTATGATATTGATGGGCCGACATTGGAGATTTTTGAATATAACGAGAATATACGTAATACCGGTAAAAAAATAAATGTAGAAGGTTTTGGACATATTGCCTTTGCAGTGGAAGATGTGGAACAAAAGTTAAATCTTTTATTGGAAAACGGGGGGTCTGTAGTTGGAAAATTGATTGATGCAGAAATAGATGGGGTTGGAAAGATTACCGTAGTTTATGCAAAAGATATAGAAGGCAATATTATTGAAATTCAAAAATGGGAATAAAAAGAACACCACACCTAACAGAGAAAATAACGAAAAATCTTTACGCTACTAAAAAGGTGATGTATGAAGAAGAAAATGAGGATTGGTCTTATAGTAATTCTGTCATTATTCGTTCTAATCATGGAGGAGTTCCTATTTGGAGCCCTTCTTCCGTATTCTCCCGTGTTCATCGGCTTTCATAAAGTCGAGAATGATAAAGTTTCTATCTATTACCATAAAAACTTGTATCTTGATATTGATGAAGTATCAAAAATTATTGCCGAATCGGAAGATTTCCATACATTAACATATACGAAAAGAATTAATATTATTTTAACAGAATCGGAAAAAGAGTTTTATAGATATACATTCAGTACGTTTCGTTTCTTAGCGGTGAAAAACAAAATATTTGTCTCAGGAAGAAACATACAAGATAGTCAAAATGGGAAAATCCATATGTACGCATATCTAAAACATGAATTATCACATCTGCTCATATATCAGAATATGTCACCAATCAATTATTTTCGAAATACAGTTCCCGGTTGGCTTTTAGAGGGTATTGCAACCTATCATTCCGGAATGATTGGACAGGATTCGTACTATTCCAAGGATGAAGTGTATAAAACTATTCAAAATGGGATATTTCTAAATCCAATTGATTGGAAATCAGGATTTCTCGTTTCTCAGAGTTCTATAGTAAAAGAGTTTCCTTTATCCGGAAATGATAAGTATTTCTTTATTTACTCTGAACTTGGTTGTGTCATAGAGGATTTGATTCAACGCTTCGGGCACGATTCTTTCATTAAATACATGAAACTATCCATGAAAAATGGAGACAATGAATCAATATTCTATAAATTTTTTGGTATAGAATATAAGGATTACATTAAGCAATTTCAGGAGATGGTCCTTACTTCCTAAGAATACGTAGAGGGGATTATATGATCATACAAAAAATGGAAATAGATCATTATGCAGAAGTAAAAAGAATCTGGACAACAACTGATGGCATGGGCTTACGTTCAATTGATGATTCTAAAGCAGGAATTGAGAAATTCCTATTAAGAAATCCAAATACAAACTTTATATGTAAAATGGATAATAGTATTGTTGGAGT
The sequence above is drawn from the Sediminispirochaeta bajacaliforniensis DSM 16054 genome and encodes:
- a CDS encoding VOC family protein; this encodes MKTKFSHVNIISNDWRKLADFYIRVFDCKPKPPERDLSGKWVDTLTDLSNAKIKGMHLLLPGYDIDGPTLEIFEYNENIRNTGKKINVEGFGHIAFAVEDVEQKLNLLLENGGSVVGKLIDAEIDGVGKITVVYAKDIEGNIIEIQKWE